Proteins encoded in a region of the Geoanaerobacter pelophilus genome:
- a CDS encoding 4Fe-4S binding protein: protein MHQKYVQPLRIAIQWGFLIFCLFIGFRFYQFVGYFSSGATTFPFPRPAGVEAFLPISGLLGVKDWLVNGAINQIHPAAVVIFITAITVSLLLKRAFCSWICPVGAVSELLWKTGFRATKRNFRPPTWLDLPLRGLKYLLLTFFLASILWKMPAAAVADFITSDYHKVADVRLLDFFLGMSGLPLTVISILVLLSIPLKNAFCRYLCPYGALLGLTSMLSPLKVTRSKAACVSCGVCSQFCPSYLPVMAKERIHSPECIGCWRCISNCRAAGALEMKLTGGRIAIAGALFAVLVVGIFWGGSIIGKATGHWHNSISAAEYARLLKR from the coding sequence TTTCCGCTTTTACCAATTCGTCGGTTATTTCAGTTCAGGCGCCACAACGTTTCCATTTCCTCGGCCGGCCGGGGTCGAGGCCTTTCTGCCGATCTCTGGCTTGCTTGGTGTCAAGGATTGGCTGGTCAACGGCGCCATCAACCAGATTCACCCGGCTGCGGTTGTCATATTCATCACGGCAATTACCGTGTCGCTGCTGCTCAAACGGGCCTTCTGCTCCTGGATCTGTCCGGTGGGAGCCGTATCAGAACTGCTTTGGAAAACAGGGTTCCGGGCGACCAAGCGCAACTTCCGGCCGCCAACCTGGCTCGACCTTCCGTTGCGCGGGCTCAAATACCTGCTGCTCACTTTCTTTCTGGCATCGATCCTCTGGAAAATGCCGGCAGCAGCGGTGGCCGATTTCATTACCAGCGATTACCACAAAGTCGCAGATGTCCGACTACTGGATTTTTTTCTCGGGATGTCCGGATTGCCCCTTACCGTCATTAGCATTCTCGTCCTGCTCTCCATACCCCTGAAGAACGCCTTCTGCCGTTATCTCTGCCCGTACGGTGCGCTGTTGGGGCTGACCTCGATGCTGTCGCCGCTCAAGGTAACCCGCAGTAAAGCAGCCTGCGTCTCCTGCGGGGTCTGCAGCCAGTTTTGCCCTTCGTATCTCCCGGTTATGGCCAAAGAGCGGATCCACTCGCCGGAATGTATCGGCTGCTGGCGCTGTATCAGCAACTGCCGAGCTGCCGGGGCGCTGGAAATGAAACTTACCGGTGGCAGGATCGCCATTGCCGGGGCGCTCTTTGCCGTTCTAGTTGTGGGCATTTTCTGGGGTGGTTCAATTATCGGTAAGGCCACCGGTCACTGGCATAATAGTATAAGCGCTGCCGAGTATGCCCGATTGCTAAAGAGATAA
- a CDS encoding TraR/DksA family transcriptional regulator gives MVDKQSEMKAILLKMKEDALNEITKAMKSGANVVTGEPSGDIYDQASSERDRELGMLLGDREREKLVSIDEALLRLDEGEYGICEECEEEIPLGRLKALPFARHCVKCKSDIERQQAQTKRFEEDRAYREIAIGEEDEG, from the coding sequence ATGGTTGATAAACAGTCAGAAATGAAGGCGATCCTCCTGAAGATGAAAGAGGACGCGCTTAACGAGATAACCAAGGCGATGAAATCCGGGGCAAATGTTGTCACTGGTGAGCCGAGCGGTGATATTTACGACCAGGCCTCCAGCGAGCGTGACCGTGAACTCGGCATGCTGCTCGGCGATCGTGAGCGTGAAAAGCTGGTCAGTATCGACGAGGCCTTGTTGCGGCTTGACGAGGGCGAGTATGGCATTTGCGAGGAGTGCGAGGAAGAGATCCCCCTGGGAAGGCTCAAGGCGTTGCCGTTTGCCCGTCATTGCGTCAAGTGCAAGTCCGACATCGAGCGCCAGCAGGCACAGACCAAGCGATTCGAAGAGGACAGGGCTTACCGCGAGATCGCCATCGGCGAGGAAGATGAAGGGTAA
- the rimO gene encoding 30S ribosomal protein S12 methylthiotransferase RimO: MVSLGCPKNLVDAEVMLGYLSQNGYMITTDEHEADIIIVNTCSFIKEAKQESVDTILDLADRKQDGNCRLLIVAGCLPQRYQQELAKELPEVDIFVGTGDYPRIAEIIAEKDEAEGQILYTGDPNYLYDTELPRMQSTPLYTAYLKIAEGCSNCCSYCVIPSLRGGFRSRPPKLVLEEARRLVANGARELNLVAQDITLYGSDLEGGINLEWLIKELHGIGGLRWIRLLYAYPDGITDGLLTVIREGEKVCKYLDIPLQHISDPVLKRMNRRSSEEDIRALIPKIRAEVPGIALRTSLIVGFPGETEEDFKKLLHFVEESQFDRLGVFCYSREEGTPAAEMPDQVSERIKRDRYKKLMRAQARLSFKRNRRLVDLIEDVLVEGYSEETELLLKGRTSRQAPDIDGQVYITAGQADVGDIVKLKITDSSDYDLIGEIISE, encoded by the coding sequence ATGGTCAGCCTCGGCTGCCCGAAGAACCTGGTGGATGCGGAGGTGATGCTTGGTTACCTCTCCCAGAACGGTTATATGATCACCACCGATGAGCACGAGGCCGATATCATCATCGTCAATACCTGCTCGTTCATCAAAGAGGCGAAGCAGGAGAGCGTCGACACCATCCTCGACCTGGCTGACCGGAAGCAGGACGGTAACTGCCGGCTGCTGATCGTTGCCGGTTGTCTGCCGCAACGCTACCAGCAAGAGCTTGCCAAAGAGCTTCCCGAAGTGGACATCTTCGTCGGCACCGGTGACTATCCGCGCATTGCCGAGATCATTGCCGAAAAGGACGAGGCCGAAGGCCAGATTCTCTATACCGGCGATCCCAACTACCTGTACGATACCGAACTGCCCAGGATGCAGTCTACCCCGCTCTACACCGCCTACCTGAAGATTGCCGAGGGGTGTTCCAACTGCTGTTCATATTGCGTCATCCCTTCGTTGCGCGGTGGCTTTCGCTCCCGACCGCCCAAGCTGGTCTTGGAAGAGGCGCGGCGCCTTGTTGCCAATGGCGCCCGGGAGCTGAACCTGGTGGCGCAGGACATCACCCTTTATGGGAGCGATCTTGAGGGTGGGATCAATCTCGAATGGCTGATCAAGGAGCTGCACGGTATTGGCGGGCTCCGCTGGATCCGGCTGCTCTACGCCTATCCCGACGGGATCACCGACGGCCTGCTGACGGTGATCCGTGAGGGGGAGAAGGTCTGCAAGTATCTCGATATCCCCTTGCAGCATATCAGCGACCCGGTGCTGAAACGGATGAACCGGCGCAGCTCGGAGGAGGATATCCGGGCGCTTATTCCGAAGATCCGTGCCGAGGTGCCAGGCATTGCCCTCAGGACCTCGCTGATTGTCGGTTTTCCGGGCGAGACCGAGGAGGATTTCAAGAAGCTGCTTCATTTTGTGGAAGAATCTCAGTTCGACCGGCTCGGGGTATTCTGTTACTCTCGCGAGGAGGGGACTCCTGCTGCCGAGATGCCGGACCAGGTATCGGAGCGGATCAAGCGCGATCGCTACAAGAAGTTGATGCGGGCTCAGGCCCGGTTGTCGTTCAAACGGAACCGCCGCCTGGTGGATCTGATTGAGGATGTCCTGGTTGAGGGATACAGCGAGGAGACCGAATTGCTGTTGAAAGGGCGAACCTCGCGCCAGGCCCCGGATATTGACGGCCAGGTCTACATTACCGCCGGGCAGGCGGATGTAGGGGATATTGTAAAGCTCAAGATTACCGACTCCTCGGACTATGATCTGATTGGTGAGATAATATCTGAGTAA
- a CDS encoding YajQ family cyclic di-GMP-binding protein, producing MPSFDIVSKVDMQEVDNAVNQTVKEIAQRYDFKGSKSEITQEKDSIKVLADDDFKLKAVIDILQSKFFKRGISIKALQYGKAENASGGMVRQIITIQQGVSKEKGKEIIAVIKESKIKVQAQIQDEQVRVTGKNRDDLQETIALLKGKDLDIEMQFVNFRE from the coding sequence ATGCCGTCATTCGACATCGTTTCCAAGGTGGACATGCAGGAGGTCGACAACGCGGTTAATCAGACCGTCAAGGAGATTGCCCAGCGCTACGACTTCAAGGGGTCGAAGAGCGAGATCACCCAGGAAAAGGACAGCATCAAGGTGCTGGCCGATGACGACTTCAAGCTCAAGGCCGTGATCGACATTCTCCAGTCCAAGTTCTTCAAGCGCGGCATCTCCATCAAGGCCCTTCAGTACGGCAAGGCCGAAAACGCCTCCGGCGGCATGGTGCGCCAGATCATCACCATCCAGCAGGGGGTCTCCAAGGAGAAGGGCAAGGAGATCATCGCCGTTATCAAGGAAAGCAAGATCAAGGTCCAGGCCCAGATCCAGGATGAGCAGGTGCGAGTCACCGGCAAGAACCGCGACGACCTGCAGGAGACCATTGCCCTGCTCAAAGGAAAAGACCTCGATATCGAGATGCAGTTCGTGAATTTCAGAGAGTAA
- a CDS encoding LolA family protein: MLMKRIVLSMVTLALVAMGGEAQAAATGSAELKDVIATVEQGYRQLRDLQADFSQKTTLAAIKRDEKGGGELLMRMPSGDAAMFRFDYRKPKQQIVSDGKQVWFYIPENKQVMISDVKSMLAQGGVALNYLTGLGNVSRDFKISFVAKGRDAKGNYLLELVPKKAGQAFAKLQLTVPAGSVEKFRKNGEAEDPFPIVSSVIFDQLGNRTAIDYSKVKVNQGLSTGRFQFKVPAGVEVIKP; this comes from the coding sequence ATGCTGATGAAGAGAATCGTGCTGTCAATGGTTACCCTGGCGCTTGTTGCCATGGGGGGGGAGGCGCAGGCTGCCGCTACTGGTTCTGCAGAGCTCAAGGATGTGATTGCAACCGTCGAGCAGGGGTACCGGCAGTTGCGGGACCTGCAGGCGGATTTCAGTCAGAAGACCACGCTGGCAGCAATCAAGAGGGATGAAAAAGGGGGGGGCGAACTCCTCATGCGCATGCCCTCCGGCGATGCCGCCATGTTTCGTTTTGACTACCGCAAACCGAAACAGCAGATCGTTTCTGACGGCAAGCAGGTCTGGTTCTATATCCCGGAAAATAAACAGGTCATGATCAGCGATGTCAAGAGCATGCTGGCCCAGGGGGGGGTGGCGCTCAACTACCTCACCGGTCTCGGCAATGTATCGCGGGACTTCAAAATAAGTTTTGTCGCTAAGGGGCGTGATGCCAAGGGCAACTACCTGCTTGAACTGGTGCCGAAAAAAGCCGGCCAGGCTTTTGCCAAGCTCCAGTTGACCGTACCTGCCGGTTCGGTTGAGAAATTCCGCAAAAACGGCGAGGCAGAAGATCCTTTCCCGATTGTCTCGTCGGTAATTTTCGACCAGCTGGGGAATCGCACTGCCATTGACTATTCAAAGGTCAAGGTCAATCAGGGGCTCTCCACTGGCAGGTTTCAGTTCAAAGTTCCGGCAGGAGTGGAAGTCATAAAGCCTTAA
- a CDS encoding LolA family protein, translating into MINFRALFLGMVLLLGCAATAFAQTPSLPRVAVSLRDVIDTVEKSFSSEADSRYSDDTIFLYDLSADFVQKTIMAGKTPKEMMADGEFLFKNADYKHRDPLKFRFEYFRPTRHEIVTDGISLWTYLPANRQVILSDMTSFFDPQYSDPTRNRGFTFLQGLPRISRDFQITYSTQGRDMNGNYILELTPRQAMETVEKLFIVVNKDAVTRYVQYNNRHIINPNNKGNRMKDYPQLAFPILSTTVIDHKGNATVMEFSNIRPNTGLGDLLFSFSIPADVQTVRPPGSTGRP; encoded by the coding sequence ATGATTAATTTCCGGGCTCTTTTCTTGGGTATGGTCTTGCTTTTGGGGTGCGCCGCAACTGCTTTTGCCCAGACACCTTCTTTGCCGCGTGTTGCCGTCAGCCTCAGGGATGTGATCGACACCGTGGAAAAGTCTTTTTCCAGTGAAGCTGACAGCCGTTACAGTGACGACACGATCTTCCTTTATGACCTCTCGGCGGATTTTGTCCAGAAGACCATCATGGCCGGGAAAACCCCGAAGGAGATGATGGCTGACGGCGAGTTTCTGTTCAAGAATGCCGATTACAAACACCGTGATCCGCTCAAGTTCCGTTTTGAGTATTTCCGCCCCACGAGACATGAAATAGTTACCGACGGGATCTCGCTCTGGACCTATCTCCCGGCTAACCGCCAGGTTATTCTCAGCGACATGACCTCGTTCTTTGACCCCCAGTATTCCGATCCGACAAGAAATCGGGGTTTCACCTTCCTGCAGGGACTGCCGCGGATCTCCAGGGACTTTCAGATTACCTATTCCACCCAGGGGCGGGATATGAACGGCAACTATATCCTCGAACTGACTCCGCGTCAGGCGATGGAAACGGTGGAAAAGCTGTTCATTGTGGTCAACAAGGATGCGGTGACGCGCTATGTCCAGTACAATAACCGTCACATCATCAATCCGAACAACAAAGGCAACCGGATGAAGGATTATCCTCAACTGGCCTTCCCCATTCTCTCCACCACGGTTATCGATCACAAGGGGAATGCCACGGTCATGGAGTTCAGCAACATCAGGCCCAATACTGGTCTCGGCGACCTGTTGTTCAGCTTCAGCATCCCGGCCGATGTGCAGACGGTCCGGCCTCCCGGCAGTACCGGTAGGCCTTGA
- a CDS encoding chemotaxis protein CheA codes for MDMSQYRELFLAEAREHLQTLNGMIAALEEVPGDQEKINALFRSAHSLKGMAASMEYGQIADLAHRMEDLMTRVRSGEFPFSSEIAALLLEGADLVALLLDDVETQRPFSADIGPISERLASFSPTTVPAEAPPLLEPVVAAKPVQQVTDAVPEPIHTVRVRTEILDRLIDTTGELFTSKHRLLNITQGVEAPRLKETLNDLGKLLRELHQTVMQARLMPFATLAERFPRVVRDLARKQGKEISFVVEGKEIELDRGVLEELADPLLHILRNAVDHGIESTEARLLAGKKTVGRIRLAVRREKDQAVIVVEDDGRGMDPDALVASAVAKGLLTAEQGAQLAPEEALMLTCLAGFSTAAQVTDVSGRGVGMDAVRATVQTLGGSLAISSEPGSGSRMTLRLPLNIAIINVLLIGTGGFKMAIPVNAVLRTLEITKEQILVRERRAYLLLDDAEIPLLSLNRIIRAPGKSPMSGFIPVIVTMIKGKLVGLIVDRVIGHREIHVKPVGRPLSRLRGLAGGGILGDGEIVFVLDPATLL; via the coding sequence ATGGATATGTCCCAGTACCGGGAACTGTTTCTCGCTGAGGCCAGGGAGCACTTGCAGACCCTGAACGGGATGATCGCTGCCCTCGAAGAGGTTCCCGGCGATCAGGAAAAAATCAATGCCCTGTTCCGGTCGGCCCATTCCCTGAAGGGGATGGCCGCCTCGATGGAATACGGCCAGATTGCCGATCTGGCCCATCGCATGGAAGACCTGATGACCAGGGTCCGCAGCGGGGAGTTCCCTTTCAGCTCGGAGATCGCCGCGCTGCTGCTGGAAGGGGCCGATCTGGTGGCCTTGCTGCTGGACGATGTCGAGACGCAACGGCCGTTTAGTGCCGACATCGGCCCGATATCAGAGCGGCTGGCAAGCTTTTCGCCAACAACCGTGCCTGCCGAAGCTCCACCTCTGCTCGAACCTGTTGTAGCTGCCAAACCTGTTCAGCAAGTCACCGATGCCGTGCCTGAACCGATTCATACCGTCCGGGTCAGGACCGAGATTCTCGATCGATTGATCGACACCACCGGTGAACTGTTCACCAGCAAACACCGGCTGCTGAACATAACTCAGGGGGTTGAAGCGCCACGGTTGAAGGAGACCCTCAATGATCTCGGCAAACTGCTCAGAGAGCTACACCAGACGGTGATGCAGGCTCGTCTGATGCCTTTTGCCACGCTGGCCGAACGCTTTCCCCGCGTGGTCCGCGATCTTGCCCGCAAGCAAGGAAAGGAGATCTCCTTTGTCGTTGAGGGAAAGGAGATTGAGCTGGACCGAGGGGTCCTTGAAGAACTGGCCGATCCGCTGCTCCATATCCTGCGCAACGCAGTGGACCATGGTATTGAATCCACGGAAGCGCGCTTGCTCGCCGGCAAAAAAACGGTAGGCCGTATCCGGCTTGCGGTCCGCCGCGAGAAGGATCAGGCTGTTATCGTTGTTGAGGATGATGGCCGGGGAATGGATCCTGACGCCCTTGTCGCATCTGCTGTGGCCAAGGGGCTTTTGACTGCCGAGCAGGGGGCGCAGCTCGCACCTGAAGAGGCTTTGATGCTGACCTGCCTCGCCGGATTCTCTACTGCCGCGCAAGTCACCGATGTTTCTGGGCGCGGGGTAGGGATGGATGCGGTCCGGGCAACGGTTCAGACCTTGGGCGGCAGTCTTGCCATAAGCTCCGAGCCCGGCAGCGGCAGCAGGATGACGCTCCGCCTTCCTCTCAACATCGCCATCATCAATGTGCTGTTGATTGGTACCGGTGGGTTCAAGATGGCAATTCCGGTCAATGCTGTCCTCAGGACCCTGGAAATAACCAAAGAGCAGATCTTGGTGCGCGAGCGACGGGCCTATCTCCTCCTTGACGATGCGGAAATTCCGCTGCTCAGCCTTAACCGGATTATCAGGGCCCCTGGGAAGAGCCCAATGTCCGGGTTCATTCCGGTGATAGTGACAATGATCAAGGGGAAACTGGTGGGGCTCATTGTTGACCGGGTGATCGGCCACCGGGAGATCCACGTAAAGCCTGTGGGCAGACCGCTTAGCCGGTTGCGTGGGCTCGCTGGAGGCGGGATTCTCGGCGATGGCGAGATCGTCTTTGTTCTTGACCCGGCAACCTTGCTATAA